A window of the Dictyostelium discoideum AX4 chromosome 4 chromosome, whole genome shotgun sequence genome harbors these coding sequences:
- a CDS encoding hssA/2C/7E family protein, producing MTLFSSISKIGSIQNFNSLNKTNSTISNNGAKGLTSFSGNQSTISILRIPNRSNYLKYIQFTQL from the exons atgactttatttt CTTCAATTTCtaaaattggttcaattcaAAACTTTAATTCTTTGAATAAAACTAACAGTACAATTTCCAATAATGGAGCAAAAGGATTAACATCATTTAGTGGAAATCAATCTACAATATCTATTTTAAGAATACCTAATAGATCAAATTACTTGAAATATATTCAATTTACCCaactttaa
- a CDS encoding hssA/2C/7E family protein codes for MTLFSSISKIGSIQNGISLNKTNSTISNNEVKGFNIKNLDYFF; via the exons ATGACtttatttt cttcaatttctaaaattggttcaattcaAAATGGTATTTCTTTGAACAAAACTAACAGTACAATTTCTAATAATGAAGTAAAaggatttaatattaaaaacctagattattttttttaa